From the genome of Vigna angularis cultivar LongXiaoDou No.4 chromosome 11, ASM1680809v1, whole genome shotgun sequence, one region includes:
- the LOC108332985 gene encoding zinc finger protein 1, with protein MELVWSGPHPSSENDLKSPFSENPPPCSKPVLASMDIQKEKKEDQEHPYESKPELNLINCIDTNLSMNSSESCHGGGHGDELEPRIFSCNYCQRKFYSSQALGGHQNAHKRERTLAKRGHRAGAAAPTDFAHRYSSMASLPLHGSYNRSLGIQAHSMINKRCFQTQTPCFGLSHCHAQNWWQKQPLYSQEQATGAESESPLAGGIQRLGKFSPRLVPEGFGGYWLDSVHHLKTKQEELHKLDLSLKL; from the coding sequence ATGGAGCTTGTGTGGTCAGGGCCACATCCATCATCTGAAAATGATCTGAAAAGTCCATTTTCAGAGAATCCTCCACCTTGCTCAAAGCCAGTGCTAGCTTCCATGGATATccaaaaggagaagaaggaggacCAAGAACATCCCTATGAGTCAAAGCCAGAACTGAACCTCATAAACTGTATCGATACAAATTTGTCCATGAACTCCTCAGAATCATGTCATGGAGGAGGACACGGTGATGAATTGGAGCCAAGGATATTCTCATGCAACTACTGCCAAAGGAAGTTTTATAGTTCGCAGGCCCTTGGGGGACACCAGAATGCGCATAAGCGTGAAAGAACTTTGGCAAAAAGAGGACACAGAGCTGGTGCTGCAGCTCCAACAGATTTTGCACACAGGTATTCCAGCATGGCTTCTCTGCCTCTGCATGGCTCCTATAACAGGTCACTTGGAATTCAGGCACATTCCATGATCAACAAACGCTGTTTTCAAACACAAACACCTTGTTTTGGTTTGTCCCATTGTCATGCTCAAAACTGGTGGCAGAAGCAGCCTTTGTACTCACAAGAACAGGCAACTGGGGCAGAATCTGAATCACCCTTGGCTGGTGGCATCCAACGGCTAGGGAAGTTTTCTCCAAGGCTGGTGCCAGAGGGATTTGGAGGCTACTGGTTGGACAGTGTTCACCATTTGAAGACTAAACAAGAGGAGTTGCACAAGCTTGACTTGTCCCTCAAACTCTAA
- the LOC108333751 gene encoding mediator of RNA polymerase II transcription subunit 15a isoform X1, whose protein sequence is MDRPNQEANMYTKDWRNGLPQELRQRIINQIMDKLKKHIPFHGKNGLHELLFIAKRFEEKIFTSATSWPDYLLKISLKIQRMDTKSQGTTRTNPPNQVTSIKVEAKQSEMQRLIVPMPLPKTSLKRHHHQMDNDNGRPNQGTEGNSNWRDGLHPETRQMNINTMVDSLEKHLPDSGQDVLPELHMIAQRFEKKIFNAATSWPDYLLKIYLKMHSIETGCQCTKANVPNQVTYIKVEAQQSDTQSVIVPTPSPKISLKRHQHQMDNDKGRRNQGTEANSHWRDELHPETRQIYVNKIMEILKRHLPLFDQERFHELQKIAQRFEENIFIAATSQSDYLKKISLKMLTNETKSQGSMANASWF, encoded by the exons ATGGATAGACCTAACCAAGAAGCCAATATGTATACTAAGGATTGGAGAAATGGACTGCCACAAGAGTTACGCCAAAGAATCATCAACCAGAT AATGGACaagttaaaaaaacatattccTTTTCATGGTAAAAATGGATTGCATGAACTTCTTTTCATTGCTAAAAGGTTTGAAGAGAAGATTTTTACTAGTGCAACAAGTTGG CCTGATTATCTATTGAAAATATCTTTGAAGATTCAGAGGATGGATACTAAATCCCAAGGCACCACCAGGACTAACCCACCAAATCAAG TCACCAGCATTAAAGTTGAAGCTAAACAGTCAGAAATGCAACGTTTAATAGTGCCCATGCCATTGCCGAAAACATCCCTAAAGCGCCACCACCATCAG atgGATAACGATAATGGGAGACCTAATCAAGGTACTGAAGGCAATAGTAATTGGAGAGATGGACTGCATCCAGAGACACGCCAAATGAACATCAACACGAT GGTTGACTCATTAGAGAAACATCTTCCTGATTCTGGTCAAGATGTATTGCCAGAACTTCATATGATTGCTCAAaggtttgaaaagaaaatttttaatgCTGCAACAAGCTGG CCTGATTATCtactgaaaatatatttaaagatgcATTCGATAGAGACTGGATGCCAGTGCACCAAGGCCAACGTACCAAATCAAG TCACCTACATTAAAGTTGAAGCTCAGCAGTCAGACACGCAAAGTGTAATAGTGCCCACGCCATCCCCAAAAATATCCCTAAAGCGCCATCAACATCAG ATGGATAACGATAAGGGGAGACGTAATCAAGGTACTGAAGCCAATAGTCATTGGAGAGATGAACTGCACCCAGAGACACGACAAATATATGTCAACAAGAT AATGGAGATTTTAAAAAGACATCTTCCTCTTTTTGATCAAGAAAGATTCCATGAACTTCAGAAGATTGCTCAAAGGtttgaagaaaatatttttattgctGCAACAAGCCAG TCTgattatctaaaaaaaatatctttgaaGATGCTTACCAATGAGACTAAATCCCAGGGCAGCATGGCCAACGCATCATGGTTCTAG
- the LOC108333751 gene encoding uncharacterized protein LOC108333751 isoform X3, whose product MDCHKSYAKESSTRFTSIKVEAKQSEMQRLIVPMPLPKTSLKRHHHQMDNDNGRPNQGTEGNSNWRDGLHPETRQMNINTMVDSLEKHLPDSGQDVLPELHMIAQRFEKKIFNAATSWPDYLLKIYLKMHSIETGCQCTKANVPNQVTYIKVEAQQSDTQSVIVPTPSPKISLKRHQHQMDNDKGRRNQGTEANSHWRDELHPETRQIYVNKIMEILKRHLPLFDQERFHELQKIAQRFEENIFIAATSQSDYLKKISLKMLTNETKSQGSMANASWF is encoded by the exons ATGGACTGCCACAAGAGTTACGCCAAAGAATCATCAACCAGAT TCACCAGCATTAAAGTTGAAGCTAAACAGTCAGAAATGCAACGTTTAATAGTGCCCATGCCATTGCCGAAAACATCCCTAAAGCGCCACCACCATCAG atgGATAACGATAATGGGAGACCTAATCAAGGTACTGAAGGCAATAGTAATTGGAGAGATGGACTGCATCCAGAGACACGCCAAATGAACATCAACACGAT GGTTGACTCATTAGAGAAACATCTTCCTGATTCTGGTCAAGATGTATTGCCAGAACTTCATATGATTGCTCAAaggtttgaaaagaaaatttttaatgCTGCAACAAGCTGG CCTGATTATCtactgaaaatatatttaaagatgcATTCGATAGAGACTGGATGCCAGTGCACCAAGGCCAACGTACCAAATCAAG TCACCTACATTAAAGTTGAAGCTCAGCAGTCAGACACGCAAAGTGTAATAGTGCCCACGCCATCCCCAAAAATATCCCTAAAGCGCCATCAACATCAG ATGGATAACGATAAGGGGAGACGTAATCAAGGTACTGAAGCCAATAGTCATTGGAGAGATGAACTGCACCCAGAGACACGACAAATATATGTCAACAAGAT AATGGAGATTTTAAAAAGACATCTTCCTCTTTTTGATCAAGAAAGATTCCATGAACTTCAGAAGATTGCTCAAAGGtttgaagaaaatatttttattgctGCAACAAGCCAG TCTgattatctaaaaaaaatatctttgaaGATGCTTACCAATGAGACTAAATCCCAGGGCAGCATGGCCAACGCATCATGGTTCTAG
- the LOC108333751 gene encoding uncharacterized protein LOC108333751 isoform X2, producing MDTKSQGTTRTNPPNQVTSIKVEAKQSEMQRLIVPMPLPKTSLKRHHHQMDNDNGRPNQGTEGNSNWRDGLHPETRQMNINTMVDSLEKHLPDSGQDVLPELHMIAQRFEKKIFNAATSWPDYLLKIYLKMHSIETGCQCTKANVPNQVTYIKVEAQQSDTQSVIVPTPSPKISLKRHQHQMDNDKGRRNQGTEANSHWRDELHPETRQIYVNKIMEILKRHLPLFDQERFHELQKIAQRFEENIFIAATSQSDYLKKISLKMLTNETKSQGSMANASWF from the exons ATGGATACTAAATCCCAAGGCACCACCAGGACTAACCCACCAAATCAAG TCACCAGCATTAAAGTTGAAGCTAAACAGTCAGAAATGCAACGTTTAATAGTGCCCATGCCATTGCCGAAAACATCCCTAAAGCGCCACCACCATCAG atgGATAACGATAATGGGAGACCTAATCAAGGTACTGAAGGCAATAGTAATTGGAGAGATGGACTGCATCCAGAGACACGCCAAATGAACATCAACACGAT GGTTGACTCATTAGAGAAACATCTTCCTGATTCTGGTCAAGATGTATTGCCAGAACTTCATATGATTGCTCAAaggtttgaaaagaaaatttttaatgCTGCAACAAGCTGG CCTGATTATCtactgaaaatatatttaaagatgcATTCGATAGAGACTGGATGCCAGTGCACCAAGGCCAACGTACCAAATCAAG TCACCTACATTAAAGTTGAAGCTCAGCAGTCAGACACGCAAAGTGTAATAGTGCCCACGCCATCCCCAAAAATATCCCTAAAGCGCCATCAACATCAG ATGGATAACGATAAGGGGAGACGTAATCAAGGTACTGAAGCCAATAGTCATTGGAGAGATGAACTGCACCCAGAGACACGACAAATATATGTCAACAAGAT AATGGAGATTTTAAAAAGACATCTTCCTCTTTTTGATCAAGAAAGATTCCATGAACTTCAGAAGATTGCTCAAAGGtttgaagaaaatatttttattgctGCAACAAGCCAG TCTgattatctaaaaaaaatatctttgaaGATGCTTACCAATGAGACTAAATCCCAGGGCAGCATGGCCAACGCATCATGGTTCTAG